The genomic window TTATTGTTAAAAGAAAATCTGTTAAAAGAATTTGTATCACCACAAGGGTGGCATCTTTATGCCCCCGAAAATCGAGTATTCAAGAAATTAAGTTATGACTCACGTCAAGTCGATGCTGAGACATTATTTTTTTGTAAAGGGTTAAACTTTAAAGAAGACTATTTAACCGCTGCAATCGCTCAAGGGCTTAATTATTACGTTGCCGAAGAGCCTTATGAAACTGAAGCTTGTGGGATTATCGTTACCGATATCCGTAAAGCAATGGCAATTCTTTCGATGGCTTTTTATGACTATCCGCAAAAGAAAATGCTAGTGATTGGTTTTACTGGTACTAAAGGTAAGACAACAGCTGCATACTTTACAAAAGCAATCTTAGATCATACGACTAACTACAAGACTGCTTTGTTTTCAACGATGAATACGACATTAGACGGTAAGACTTTTTTCAAGTCTAATTTGACGACACCTGAATCATTGGATCTCTATCGAATGATGGCGGAAGCAGCGGAAAATGGAATGACTCATCTTGTCATGGAAGTTTCTTCTCAAGCGTATAAAACGCAACGTGTTTACGGTCTAACCTTGGATGTTGGTATTTTCTTGAATATCTCTCCAGACCATATCAGTCCGATCGAACACCCAACGTTTGATGATTATTTTTATTGCAAACGTCAGTTGATCTTAAATTCTAAAAAAGTGATTTTGAACCGTGAAAGTGACTACTTTGATTTGTTAGTGGAGACAGGACAAGTCCATGGTATTCCTGCCATCACTTATGGACGAGCAGATACTACAGACGTTCAAGTGAAAAGTTTAGAAAATCAAACACAAGCCTTTCAATTGATCACACACGAATGCAATCTACCAGTTGAAGCGGAATATAAGATCAAATTAGCTGGCGGCTTTAATCAAGAAAATGCAGCCAGTGCGATCATTGCGGCGACCTTAGTTGGTGCTTCCATCAACGATGCCCAGCAAGGACTTAAAGAAGCGAGAGTTCCTGGTCGAATGGATCAGTTGACTCATAAAAATGGTGCGCATGTCTATGTTGACTATGCACATAACTATTTAAGTTTAAAAACGTTATTAGCATTTGCTAAGAGCGAACATCCCAACGGTCGTGTGATCGTCGTTCTAGGAAGCCCAGGAAACAAAGCGATTTCCCGCAGAAAAGATTTTGGGGAAGTCTTGTCAGAAACAGCCGATGTCGTTTTCTTGACTGCTGATGACCCTGCCTTTGAAGATCCACAAAAAATCGCAGAAGAAATCCATGCAGCAATTACGAATACGGAGCTTGCAGTTCATTATGAAATGGATCGACCAACTGCGATCCAACAAGCGTTAGCAGAAAGCCAACCAGAAGACTCTGTTGTCATCGCTGGTAAAGGCGTCGATGCGTATCAAAAAGTCGGTGGAGTCGATGAACCTTATGAAGGTGACTATGACATCGCAAAACGCTTGATCGAACAATGATGACTTGTAAAAAACAGAACACTTTAGCTTAGACAAATTACTCTCGCTAAAAGAGGTTGTACCAGAAGCGTCTTGATCTGAGAAGTAAGCTAGAAAATTGAAAATAGTTTCTCTTATTTTACAATTTTTTAGTTTACTGTTTAAGGTCAGCTTCTGGACACTGTTTAGTCGATTTTAAAGGACACAAGGTGCCTAAAGTCCCAAGCACTTTTTAGATGGTTCGTTCCACACTTTTTGAAGAGGAACGAAACGCGTGGTTTTTTCTAGCTATTTCTTGACTTTCAACCATTTTTTTATAAACATTCGCTTTCAGACTATCAAGTGATTGTACTTCCGATGTCCTTTCATTATTGGTAGAGGTGTTTATTATTTTTGTTTCCATTGAATTTGTTCCCTTCACTTCTCCTCTCTTATGTAGCCTTCCTGCTGCATAGGTTTTCCATCTTAACTTATATAACGGTTCCTTCCATGGTGGCCTTGTTCTCTTCTTATTTTCAAAGAAGACCACTTTATTCTTTAACACTTTCCAATCCCGATAAATATAACGTAATTCTGAAGATGTTAAACTGAAATAGTCGCCCTTACCGTACTCTTTGTCTATTGCAGCTCGTTTATCTAGTTCATCTAACGTAAAATAAATTTTTGTATTTGGTCTTGTTTTTACTATATCGATACCTATTTTACAGCCTCTTTTTGTATGTCCGCATGGTTCGATCCTTTCTCCATTTTTATGAAATTTATGCATATTTGGGCTATATGCTACCACTTCGACTTGCTCATAGGGCTTTTCTAATCTATTTTTTTCATTTTCCCGACTAAATTTGAAATAGCGTGGCCATAATGGCAAATCCTTGATTTCTGGCAGTAAATAATTGATCCAATCTTTAAAAAAAAGCTTTCTTTTCACTGGGTCCATAAGCATCTTTGCCCGCTGCTTCATTGTTTCTCTCAATCCTTCGATATATGTATCAATCAGATGATCATGTACACATCGACTATCTTTAAATACATCTTTTTCTGTTGGGATTTTTCCGTCCAAGAGATCACCGTAAAAAAATTTACGTGGCTCGGATAATCCGAAAAGAAAGATCATTGGTTCCTCTTTTGTTTCCATGCTATTCCTCTTTTCTTATATATGTATCTGAAAATTATTGTCTACAAAAAGCTAAATCGTCATAGCTCGTTGCCTACGGACAAAAGGTTTCTTTTGCTCTTGGCTATTTTTTTGTTTTCCTACTGTTTCTATCAGTAACGATTGCAAGTTTTTTTGTTCTCCTATCCTCTCACTTGTACTGGATATACTTGCTTGGATCTCTTCCATTGATTGACACCTTTGCTTCTCTAGATTTCCTGTTAGACGCCTTTTTCTCATTTCTTGATACTTTTGCCAATCCTTGACATATTTCCCTTCGATCCAAGGTGCTTTCACGATTTTTTTATTCTCAAAAAATACGACTTTTTCTTTTAGTAAATACCAATGGCGAAAGATATAACGAAGTTCTTTACACGTGAAGTCACCTTTGTATTGTTTTTTACGATTTTTATCAGCGATATTCTCCATATTCAACTTATCCAATACAAAATACATCTTAATATTGGGATAATGTATGACTATATCAATACCATTTTTGCATCCTCTTTCGATATGTCTCAAAAAATCTTTTTTCTTTTTATTCTCATTTCGATAGGAGAGTACCTCATTCTCCACGAATAAATTTTTTTCAGACACTACTTGTTTAAAGATATTCAGCAACTGATTCTTAGGATTCCATTGCACGCACTGCCAGTATCTTTTCCAATGCGGGCGATACTTATGTTCTTCTGCTAATAAGCTAGGCCACTTTTTCTCAAATTCTTTCCATTCTTCTATGGTTCCTAATTTTTTTTTCATCACGTTGCTAACGATTAATTCATGTATGCCTCTGTTGTAGCGATCAATGACATATTCTGATGAAGTCGCTTCTGTCAGATTAGGAAACTCTTTAAGATTAACCTTTCCTGCTACGACGTCATGAAAAAAAAGATATCTCTGCTTATGCATCCCAAATAATAAAATATATACTTTTTCTGTGTTCATCCCTCTACTCCGTTTTCTTAAATTTACTGCTTTTACAAGCAAATGTAAGATTTGATTTTCTGGTTATATTTCTCTTTGTAAAAATGCTTTCCTTTGATTTACTTGAATTTGTTGGACTTTTTTCTGTTCATTCAAAGTATTTGCCAATTGATCAAACATTTTAATTTTTTCTTGGAATATTCGAGTTTGTTGTACAATCCCCTGTTGATTTAAATCGCCTTTCCATTGATGAAATGCAGCTAACTGTTTCGGTAATTCCTGACTTCCTTCTGGTCTCTTTTCTGAGTGTAGAGAGAAGCTTCTTGCTTTTTGAGGTTGTTGGATTTTTTGTTCATTTAGTTTATTTGCCCATTGTTCGAATGTGTTTAATTTTTCCTGAAATGCTAGACTTATACCTTTTCTATTTTGTTTGTTAGTCCGTATGATATACTCTGTACGTATGAACCTCATTAATGTCCCCATTCGATCCGCTTTGTCACCTGGGCGGAGAATCTTTTTCTGTGCTAGTTTTTGTTCTAATTTCTTTTCTCTATGCTCGATGTACTCTTGCCACGCTCCGACAAATGGTCCCTCAAGCCACGGTGGGGCTACTTGTTTCCCCTTTTCAATAAATGTGACTCTTCCTCCTATTTCCGTATAGTTTCGGTAAATTTTTCGAAGTACACTGTTGAATAATTCATTCGTGTAGAATTTCTTATTGAGCGTATCAAATGTGTGTTCTTGAATCTTGTATCGTATTCCTTTCATATTAGTTCCGTCTAGTGAAAAATAAATGGATGCATTACCACGAATAGCCGTTTCGATTGCAAGATCATATGCTTGTATTTCAAGATGTTTTATAGGGACTTTTTCGCAATATCTCCCCCTACCATATTCGTGGTATAACATACTCCCATTTGTTTTCAAATTACCATCTTTTGATAAGTTCGAAAAAATGGTCGCTAAATGATTTCCTTCTTTTAACTCCATTGAACGAAGATACTCAGGCAAATGTACTAGTTTCCCTGCTTGTACTTCCAGCAAAGAAGGTAATCTTTTCGAAAAATCATCCAAATCTTCCGATGTGATCAGTTTTCCTTCTTTGACATATTCAATGATTAAATTTTCAATTGCTTTACTGCAAGCATCAAACTTGTAGTCGTTATAGTTTTTATTGATAAGTTTTTCTTGAACTTCAGGCAATTCCGCCATCTCTTCACACGCACGCTTATGTCCAAAAAGTAATATTTCACCTTCCATTTTATTCGTCTGATCCGATTTTAGTAATTCACCTTCGGCCTTTTTATTTATTATTCCATGATCGAGATCTGGTTGCCGCTCCTTTACAGAAGCAACTTTGACCCAAGGAGGATCTACAATCCTTACATTTTCTATAAAGAGAATCTTTTTGTAGATATTTTCTACCCGTGACCATTTTTCTTGGACATAGCGGAGTGACTCTTGAAGAACCCCATTATCCTCGCGAAACAAATAATTTTTTTCTTCTATATTTTTTTGCTTTAAGTGAGTCAGAGAGAATATAATTCTTATTTTATGGTCTGTTGCCATATCTAAAGCTGTTTTATACCCATGATCTTTGCGTAAATCGATTGGGGTCTCATTTCCTTCCGCATTGATATAAAATAATTTTTGGCCATCTGTATGTAGGTTGCCTGCTTGAATGGCTCCTCTAAAAACTGTCGATAAGCGATTCTCAGGATAGCGATTCATGGCATCATAATATTCAGAAAAATAAACTAACTTTTTTTCATTTTTGGGAAATAGCAACATAGGCAAGTTGTCAGAAAAATCCTCCCAATTTTGTAACGTGAGCAGGTTACCTTCCTTCACCTGTCGAATAATCAATTGCTCAATTTCATTACTACAAGCATCAAACATTTGTACCTGATAGTCCTTACCTGGTTGGTACTGTTCAAATTTATTTGACTCAAATAACCGTTTATATTCATCTTCTTGACCAAAAAATAAAATTTTTATTTCATCTGTTAACATCCTTATCGCTCCTATTACATAACTTGTAAGGTATATGTAAGCTTATTTTTCCAACACATTCAGTTCTATGTATAAAATTTGTGCCAACAGCAAAGACATAAAACATGCACTTAATAAAAATCAACGAGTAAACCTTTGTGACCCAGAGACAGGTTGTTCTTTCTATTACTGGGTTCTTCCTTTTCTCATTTACTTTTAGAAACCCTCTTTTAAAGCTCTTAGAGATATGACATAGTTCTTTACAGGGATAAACTTTATGTCTTTCCCTTTGAGATTCATGTTCATGTTAATCGTTCTTTTGTAAATCATTCAGCCAAACTACAACGATAGTGTACGCTGTCTACCTATACAGGCTTTCTTTAGTTCTTGCCTCTCTTTCTTTATTTTTGTTTTTGATAATATATTTTTTAAAGATGTTTCCCCTTGCTTTTTCTTTTCTATAGAGAAAATCGTTTGCTGGATATCATCCATTGACTGAGTTCGCATGCTACTTAGCTTTTTTGATAGTTGTTCTTTTCTACTCTCACGATACGTTTTCCAGGCGTGAACGTAGCTCCCATCTACCCAAGGTGCTTTTACGATTTTTTTATTTTCAAAAAATATTACTTTTTCTTTTAACTCATACCAATGGCGAAAAATATATCGTAGTTCTTTACATGTGTAGTCACTTTCAAATTGTTTTTTGCGATTTTTACCTACGATATCGTGCATATCCAATCCATCCAGTACAAAATAAATCATGACATTCGGGTAGCAAATAGCCATATCGATCCCGTTTTTACATCCTCTATCAATATGTTGTGTGATATATTGTTTTTCGTTGTTCTCATTGCAATAAAACAACGAAAAATGTTCCGTCTTTAGTCCTGCGGTAATCCCTTTGTAAAAAATATTCGATAACTGATTTTTAATATTCCATGCCATACACTGATAATATTTCTGCCAGTGTGGCTTATTTTTATGATCGATTCTAAATAACTTAGGTAAATTTTTTTCGAATTTCCGCCAAGATTCTATTGTTGTTAACTCTTCCCACAGTACTTTTCTAACGAGATAAAAATGTAGTTGGTTGTTATACCAATCAATAACAGCTGAGTCTATGCTTACTTCTTTCAGTGGAGGATTTCCCTGTAAATCTATTCTATTATTCTTCTCATCTTCAAAAAAAAGTTTCCGGCTATCATCTAGTCCATATAAAAAAATCTGTATTCCTTTCGTCTCCATTTATCTATGTCTCCATTCCTTCTCAAAGAGCCTTATTTTTCAAGTTGTGTTTAGTATACGTGGAATCAGCCCTTTATTTATCCTTTTTTTTCTGTTATTTAACATAATCACCAAGTTTCACTTCTCCTGTTTTTAGTGTCTTTTTTTTATGTCATCAACAATGGTTTTCAAACAAAAAACAGCCACTCCTATTGTTCGCATAGGGATTGGCTGTCGACATCTATTACTAGCTATTCAAATGAAAAGAGTGCTTATTTATCATTCATTCCTTCTATTTCAACTGATTTTTCAATTCATTTTGGATGCGTGTTAATTCTTCTTCGGCGATCATCTGATAAGAGATACCATGTTCGCCTGTGACACCATCTCCTGTAAAGCCAACACCCGTTAGTTGCTCAGAGTTCACATGATTCAATGCCGTTCGATAGTGCCTAAAGAGCATTTGGCTCGTTTCCCATGAAATATTCGTTTGGGTATTTTCTCCAATAACATCAAGCATCTCTTTATAGTTTGCTAACGTGCTGACTGATCTTGCTTGATCCAAAAAGCCAGTCAAAATTTGTCGTTGTCTATTTTGTCTCCCATAATCGCCATCTGGATCTTCATAGCGCATGCGCGAATACTTCCGTGCATCTTCGCCATCTAACTGTAATTTCCCAATTGGAAAATCAACCCCTTCATAATGAAAGCTAAACGAATTATTGACTTCAACTCCGCCTACAAGATCTACTAATTCTTTCATTCCTTTTAAATCGATTTGGGCATAATAATCGATTGGGATGTCTAATAGATTTTCTACTGTTGCTATCGAGGTAGAAATGCCCCCAAAAGCATACGCATGATTGATTTTGTCATGGAAGCCTTGACCAATGATCTCTGTGTAGGTATCTCTAGGAAGACTAACCAATGTCGTCAGCTCTTTTTTAGGATTGACTGTGGCAACGATCATCGTGTCTGTTCTTCCATGTTCTGCTCTTTCCAGATCACCTCCATCTGTTCCAAGTAGTAAGATTGAAAATGGATCTCCTGCAAGATAATCCAACTCTGTTTCTATTCGCTCACTCGCTTCATAAGACTCATTGACCGTTGCTCGGATGTCAAAATAGATTTTCCCCACGTATCCTACGACCCCCAGAGTCATAAGTACGAGTACAGTCAATATAGAAAGAAATACTTTTTTTCTGCCAGACATCTACGTTCCTCCGATTTTATTTTTTGCCCATCTGGATTTTCGTCTTCTATTTCTCACTGAGATAGATCAATCCTTTTGGGACCTTTTGATTCGTCGCAATACCTGTCAATAAGCGATAGTAAACGTTCTTATCCTTTAAGATCATTTCTACAACCTCTTCTTCCGACAATCCCGTTTCTTCAAAAAAATCATGCTGCAAAAAGTCTAAAAACATTTGTAATTGCGCATCGATTTCTAATAATTCAGCGAATTGTTCTAAAATATTGTCGTAAGTTGTCTGACAAATCCCTATAAACCGTTGATGCAATTCGACACAAACCTGTTGAATAAGAGGAAAATCCTGCAAGTGACAAAGTTCATCGTAATTTTTTAAATAGGTAGTAGGTGTCACCTGTACTTTTTTGATCATGATTTCTTCCTTTCATCTGGAAATTTATTTTGTTCATCCTCGTGAGTTAAATCCTAACATCTATTAACGACATCAATCGTTGCCAATCGGTATCATTTGGGATTTTATTGAAAAGCAAACAAGTCTCAGCACCGGAAAAATTAGACAGATGCTCTGCATAATTTGTCACAATGATATCGAATTGATTGGTTTTGAAATAACCATGACTGATGTCTAATGCATTGGGAAAATAAAGTTCTTGATAGGTGCCTAGATTTTTCCGAGCGGTGACTTGGATCCGCTGTGAAATAAACTGATTGCCTTCTAATAAAAAAGCGATTTTTTTGGGCTTCCCCCAATATAATTCCTTTAAGCAATCCATCAAGATCGTAAAAACTGTGCTTACGTCTTCAATCGTTTCTAACGTAAAACAAGGAATCCCTTTCAACTGGTTTCTCAAAAACTGAGTATTTTTCTCCACTTCTTCCGGAAACTCTTTTTTTACGAATGTATTCAAATCTGGAATCACCGTATTTAACACTGGAGAGATTTTATGTTTTAACATCATGTTAGAAAAAAAGGACTGGATAAACACAGTACTACTTTCAACCGCCCCCTGTGGTGGATCGATTTCCTCTAAGTACCGTTCAGTAAGATGTATGACTCGAGGCTCTTTTCCTAATTTATCGCAAAATATCTTTTCGAGATCAACATCAAAAACGGTCCGTTTACTGAGTGTCAATGCATAAAAGTAAATGATTTCTTTTTCGCAGATGGGCATTTGTAAATGATTAGATAACAATTTTTTTAATTTTTTTAGTTCTAGATAGTATTCTTTACGGAACAACTTTACGATTGCAGGATCGAGTTTGACGTAATGACCATGAGAAGTTCGCTCTAAGATAATGTAGATCATGTAACAAATCTCTTCAAAAGCCACATTTGAAAAATCTCGACTGAATTCCTCTCCTTTCAGATCCAAGCCGATCTCCTGGATGATCAACGGAGGAAAGACGGTATGGGGGGTGATATCAGATTCGTAGTAAAAGTTAAAATAAAAATGTCGGATATTCACTTCTTCACCAATCAGATTCACCTGGCTTTTATTGATACTTAGATCGTAACGAGCAAGAATCGGTTCGATTTTCCTTAAATACCGCATCAATGTTGCTGGAGAAAGGAAAAAAATATCCGCCCATTCATTGATCGAAAGAATCTCGCCTAAAAAAATACTTTCGAGTATTTTGAACATCGGTTCATTACTGATCATTGCTTTTTTTTTATCAAAATATTTTTCTATATCCAGTATTTTCAGTTTATAGCCAATGTTGGATGTTTTCATTTCGATCGAATCATTGAAGTATTCCTTGATATTTTGCAAATCTTCGATGATCGTGCGACTGGAACTTTTGATTACTTTCGACAATTCACGTATCGGTGTATACGCAACATGCTCCATATATTCTAAGAGATGCAACCATCTCAATGTCGTTTTATTCGTAACAAAAGATGATTGGATTTGTCTCATAACTTCACCTTCTCCTAATTAAAATAGCTTTTTAATTGTTCAATGATCCGGCTACTCGCCTGACCATCCCCATAAGGATTTTTTGCCTGTGCCATTTCCTGATAAGCTTGTTGATCTGTTAATAAATGGGTGATTTTCGCATATACCTGTTCTTCTTCCGTCCCCACCAACTTTAGTGTGCCTGCTGACACACCTTCTGGTCGTTCAGTCGTTTCTCGCGCAATCAACACTGGAACTCCTAGTGAAGGTGCCTCTTCCTGTATGCCACCGGAATCTGTCAGGATCAAGTAGCTCTTTGAAAGAAGTTGATAAAATTCTGGCGTATCCAATGGCTCGATCAGTTGGATATTGGTCTGTTCTTCTAAATACTGTTGCGCGATTTCTCGTACTTTTGGATTTTT from Enterococcus sp. DIV1094 includes these protein-coding regions:
- a CDS encoding UDP-N-acetylmuramoyl-L-alanyl-D-glutamate--L-lysine ligase, coding for MSFSLEDIRNLLLKENLLKEFVSPQGWHLYAPENRVFKKLSYDSRQVDAETLFFCKGLNFKEDYLTAAIAQGLNYYVAEEPYETEACGIIVTDIRKAMAILSMAFYDYPQKKMLVIGFTGTKGKTTAAYFTKAILDHTTNYKTALFSTMNTTLDGKTFFKSNLTTPESLDLYRMMAEAAENGMTHLVMEVSSQAYKTQRVYGLTLDVGIFLNISPDHISPIEHPTFDDYFYCKRQLILNSKKVILNRESDYFDLLVETGQVHGIPAITYGRADTTDVQVKSLENQTQAFQLITHECNLPVEAEYKIKLAGGFNQENAASAIIAATLVGASINDAQQGLKEARVPGRMDQLTHKNGAHVYVDYAHNYLSLKTLLAFAKSEHPNGRVIVVLGSPGNKAISRRKDFGEVLSETADVVFLTADDPAFEDPQKIAEEIHAAITNTELAVHYEMDRPTAIQQALAESQPEDSVVIAGKGVDAYQKVGGVDEPYEGDYDIAKRLIEQ
- a CDS encoding LCP family protein — translated: MSGRKKVFLSILTVLVLMTLGVVGYVGKIYFDIRATVNESYEASERIETELDYLAGDPFSILLLGTDGGDLERAEHGRTDTMIVATVNPKKELTTLVSLPRDTYTEIIGQGFHDKINHAYAFGGISTSIATVENLLDIPIDYYAQIDLKGMKELVDLVGGVEVNNSFSFHYEGVDFPIGKLQLDGEDARKYSRMRYEDPDGDYGRQNRQRQILTGFLDQARSVSTLANYKEMLDVIGENTQTNISWETSQMLFRHYRTALNHVNSEQLTGVGFTGDGVTGEHGISYQMIAEEELTRIQNELKNQLK
- a CDS encoding DUF7006 family protein, with protein sequence MIKKVQVTPTTYLKNYDELCHLQDFPLIQQVCVELHQRFIGICQTTYDNILEQFAELLEIDAQLQMFLDFLQHDFFEETGLSEEEVVEMILKDKNVYYRLLTGIATNQKVPKGLIYLSEK
- a CDS encoding helix-turn-helix domain-containing protein; translated protein: MRQIQSSFVTNKTTLRWLHLLEYMEHVAYTPIRELSKVIKSSSRTIIEDLQNIKEYFNDSIEMKTSNIGYKLKILDIEKYFDKKKAMISNEPMFKILESIFLGEILSINEWADIFFLSPATLMRYLRKIEPILARYDLSINKSQVNLIGEEVNIRHFYFNFYYESDITPHTVFPPLIIQEIGLDLKGEEFSRDFSNVAFEEICYMIYIILERTSHGHYVKLDPAIVKLFRKEYYLELKKLKKLLSNHLQMPICEKEIIYFYALTLSKRTVFDVDLEKIFCDKLGKEPRVIHLTERYLEEIDPPQGAVESSTVFIQSFFSNMMLKHKISPVLNTVIPDLNTFVKKEFPEEVEKNTQFLRNQLKGIPCFTLETIEDVSTVFTILMDCLKELYWGKPKKIAFLLEGNQFISQRIQVTARKNLGTYQELYFPNALDISHGYFKTNQFDIIVTNYAEHLSNFSGAETCLLFNKIPNDTDWQRLMSLIDVRI